In the Candidatus Cloacimonadota bacterium genome, one interval contains:
- a CDS encoding DUF401 family protein, which produces MLIWISFLVALALIVIIARKSLWLALIIGAVVLGLFNLSLPKLGEEIVRTITQTDILLLAIAVGLIPMIGGSLQVSGLLRDLVDNLQLKRQVFLGLSPALMGILPIPGGALLSAPMLIRAGEDISDDHYAAINVWFRHILILIYPLGALLPASKMAGLNIYSIILFILPAFFLLFFLGYFFFLRSIKGDMPRPQKLNISKLLVPLIIILTAPIIHITLSNLGMMDEISLLIGISSSLILTAIIGKLNFTDFKTIFQKMRPWKYFLIIIGVFLFLHVFQASPVSEEISKIVFSKSFLIIFIGAFLSLATGRVQLPISILIPIYISTYGAAELTPLAFAIMYVAVYIGYMISPVHPCVSVSIEFYGAKYKDFAGKLLLPSLIGFGCSYIAALVLL; this is translated from the coding sequence ATGCTCATCTGGATCAGTTTTCTGGTAGCTTTGGCGTTGATTGTTATCATTGCCAGGAAAAGTTTGTGGCTGGCCCTGATAATCGGGGCAGTTGTTTTAGGATTATTCAATCTTTCACTTCCCAAACTTGGTGAAGAAATCGTCAGAACGATCACACAAACTGATATTCTATTATTAGCGATCGCGGTTGGCTTGATCCCGATGATCGGTGGAAGCCTGCAGGTGAGTGGACTACTGAGAGATCTGGTGGATAATCTACAGTTGAAACGTCAGGTATTCCTGGGGTTATCTCCGGCTTTGATGGGGATTTTACCGATTCCCGGCGGTGCGCTGCTTTCTGCTCCCATGCTGATTCGGGCTGGTGAAGATATTTCCGATGATCACTATGCAGCGATCAACGTCTGGTTTCGTCATATTTTAATTTTGATCTATCCACTGGGAGCTTTGTTGCCAGCATCAAAAATGGCTGGATTAAATATTTACAGCATAATATTGTTCATCTTACCAGCATTTTTTCTGCTTTTCTTTCTTGGTTATTTTTTCTTTTTGCGATCTATAAAAGGAGATATGCCAAGACCGCAGAAATTGAATATAAGTAAATTATTGGTTCCTTTGATCATCATTTTAACAGCACCGATCATTCACATAACTTTATCAAATCTGGGCATGATGGACGAAATATCTCTGCTGATTGGGATTTCATCCAGTTTGATTTTAACTGCAATAATCGGTAAATTGAATTTCACTGATTTTAAAACTATTTTCCAAAAAATGAGACCCTGGAAATATTTCTTGATCATAATTGGAGTTTTCCTGTTTCTGCATGTTTTTCAGGCTTCGCCCGTTTCGGAAGAGATTTCCAAAATTGTATTTTCCAAAAGCTTTTTGATAATTTTTATAGGTGCTTTTCTGAGCCTGGCAACGGGTAGAGTTCAACTTCCCATCTCAATTCTGATTCCAATTTACATTTCCACTTATGGTGCTGCAGAGCTAACTCCGCTGGCTTTTGCCATCATGTATGTAGCAGTTTATATCGGCTACATGATCTCGCCTGTTCATCCCTGCGTGTCGGTTTCTATCGAATTTTAT